The window CGCACGTCGCGCTTGGCAGACAGGAACGCGGCGAAATCCGCCTCGAACCCGGGACGGCGGCTGTCGAGCCGGATAGGCCGGTCACGCGGCACGGGCGGCCTCCGCAAATCCGGTGATCCAGGCCTGCATTTCCGCCGGCCGGGTTTTGAACGCCGCGCGGTTGACGATCAGGCGCGAGGTGACGTCGGCGATCTTCTCGACCTCGACCAAGCCGTTCGCCTTCAGCGTCGCCCCGGACGACACCAGGTCCACGATGCGCCGGCACAGGCCGAGCGCAGGCGCCAGCTCCATGGCGCCGTTGAGCTTGATGCATTCCGCCTGCACGCCGCGCCGCTCGAAGTGGCGTCGGGTGACCTCGGGGTACTTGGTCGCCACGCGGATGCGGCTCCACCGCACGGGATCGTCGATCCCCACCATTTCGGCTGGCGCGGCCACGGACAGTCGGCACTTGCCGATCCCGAGATCCAGCGGCGCGTAGATTTCCGGGTAGTCGAACTCCATCAGCACGTCATTGCCCGCCACGCCCAGGTGGGCCGCCCCGAAGGCGACGAAGGTGGCCACATCGAACGAGCGCACGCGAACGATGGTCAGGTGCGGCAGGTTGGTGGCGAATTGCAGCTTGCGGCTGTCGCCGTCGTCGAAATCCGGTTCGGGGACGATGCCGGCGCGCGCCAGGATGGGCCGCAGCTCCTTGAGGATGCGGCCCTTGGGCAGGGCCAGCACGAGCGGCTCGTTGCGGCCGGGTGTGGCCTTGGCGGTGTCGTTGGCAGGCATGGCGGCAGGCGGGGTCACCGGTTCACGTCCTCGAATTCCCGCGCGGTTCGCACCAGCGGATCGGGAAAGACGGGCAAGGGAATAGCACCGGGCCGGTGACGGGGGCCAGCCCTTCGGACGCAGGGGGTCCGGGCGTCCGGCCACTGCCCGGTGCGCGGACGGCGGGATGCCGGCCTACAGGGTGGCCTCGGCCGTGATGTCGTCCAGCGGATGGCAGGGCACGCAGCTCGTCGGCCAGGGCTCGCCCATGTCCTCCATGAAGACATTGATCCGGTCCATCTCGACCCTCAGCGCCGTCCCGCCCGAGAAGTGCAGCAGAACGGCCCCGTCGTCCGACGCTTCCATGGCCAGCAGGCAGAGCATCTGGCCGCGGTCGCGCGGGTCCAGGTTCCGGCTCTTGACGGCCGTGACGCCTTCGAAGCGCAAGCCGCAATGCGTGCGCTCGTAGGGGCAGCCGTCCGCCCCGGCCTTCGCGGCCGGCGGACGCGTGTCGGAGCAGGTCTCCCATTTGAACCGGTTCGCCACCAGGACGAAGCGCCGGTCCTCCTTGAAGTAGCCGACATCGCAGATGGCAACGATCGCATCCTGCAGGTGGGCGGACAGGACCTTGACGTCCTCACCGTCCACCGCCTTGAGCTTCAATGTCCGCGCCATTCGCCCCTGCCCTTCCGAAACAGACGGTGCGCCTGCGGGCCCGTCAGGTCGTATCCTTCAGGCGCTCGATGTCGGCACCGCAGGCCGCGAGCTTGGCTTCCAGCCGCTCGTAGCCACGGTCCAGGTGGTAGACGCGCCCTATGACGGTCTCCCCTTCGGCCGCGAGCCCCGCCAGCACCAGCGAGACCGAGGCGCGAAGATCGGTCGCCATCACCGGGGCACCCCGCAGACCCGGAACCCCGCGCACCAATGCCGTCCCACCATGCACCGTGACGCGCGCGCCCATGCGGGCAAGCTCCGGCACATGCATGAAGCGGTTTTCGAAGATCGTCTCCGAAATCATCGAAGCGCCCTCCGCAATGGACATGAGGGCCATGAACTGCGCTTGCAAGTCCGTGGGGAACCCGGGAAACGGTTCGGTCATCACATCGACACCGCGCAACCGCGGCCCGGCGGCGGCAAGCACGCCGCCCTCCGCCGGCTCGATTCGCATTCCGGCCCCCCGCAACGTCGCGGCCGGGGCCTGGATGAGGTCGATGGACACCCCCTCCAGCAGGAGTTCACCCCTGGTGATTCCGGCGGCCATGGCAAAGGTGGCCGCCTCGATCCGGTCGGGAATCACGTGGTGGTCGGCACCGTCGAGCCGGCCGGTGCCATGCACGGTGACGACCGGGGTGCCAATTCCCTCGATCCGCGCCCCCATGGCGGACAGGCACCGTGCCAGGTCCTCGACCTCGGGCTCGCGGGCGGCGTTGACGATCCGGGTGGTGCCGCGGGCAAGTGCGGCCGCCATCAGCAGGTTTTCCGTCGCCCCGACCGACACGGTGGGGAACGTGACCTCGGCCCCGACCAGGCCGCCGTCCGGCGCACGGGCGACGATGTAGCCGCCCTCGACCACGATGTCCGCCCCCAGCGCCTGCAACGCCCTCACGTGCAGGTCCACCGGCCGGGTGCCGATGGCGCAGCCGCCGGGCAGCGAGACCTTGGCCTCGCCCTGGCGCGCCAGCAGCGGACCCAGCACCAGGACCGAGGCGCGCATCTTGCGCACGATGTCGTACGGTGCGGTGGTGTCGGCGATGGTGGCCGCATGCAGCGTCATACGGTCGCCGTCCACGTCCACCGCCGCCCCGTGGTGGCGCAGCAGGTTCGAAAGCGTGTCGATGTCGGCCAGACGCGGGACGTTGCGCAGGACCAGGGGCCGGTCGGTCAGAAGAGCCGCGCACATCAGGGGCAGCACGGCGTTCTTGGCCCCGGAGATGGCCACCCGCCCGTCCAGGCGGCGGCCGCCGCGAATCGCGATCTTGTCCATGTCCGTCCGCCTCAGTGGCCGGCCAGGCCGGACCGGCCCGTGTCGGAGGGATCGTTCACCCGGGGAGCATCGTCCCCCGAGTCTTCCGTATGCGCGTCCCCGTCGGCCGGGCCGGACCGCTCGCGCTGCTGGTCCTTGCGCCGCTTGAGGTTGGCACGAAGGGCCGCCGCCAAGCGGGCCTGGCGGTCGTTGGCGTCGGAAGGCTTCGGCATTTTGCGGCTCATGACCCTAAAGGGTGGGGACACGTCCCTTTTCGCTCAAGCCCCGGTTTTTGTTCAAGCCTCGGCCCCCCGGGCAAGCCCGATACCCCATAATCGACAGACCCCGACGGAAACCCGTTGCACAACCCAATCCGCTTGAGTATGGTCCGCGCCACTTCACGAGCACTGCTGCCGTAGCTCAGGGGTAGAGCACGTCCTTGGTAAGGACGGGGTCGGTGGTTCAATTCCACTCGGCAGCACCATCTTCCCGCATCGCATTGACGATCCGGAAGCGGCCCCAGCCCAGGGCCAAGCCAAATCC is drawn from Azospirillaceae bacterium and contains these coding sequences:
- a CDS encoding DUF2948 family protein, which translates into the protein MARTLKLKAVDGEDVKVLSAHLQDAIVAICDVGYFKEDRRFVLVANRFKWETCSDTRPPAAKAGADGCPYERTHCGLRFEGVTAVKSRNLDPRDRGQMLCLLAMEASDDGAVLLHFSGGTALRVEMDRINVFMEDMGEPWPTSCVPCHPLDDITAEATL
- the murA gene encoding UDP-N-acetylglucosamine 1-carboxyvinyltransferase, coding for MDKIAIRGGRRLDGRVAISGAKNAVLPLMCAALLTDRPLVLRNVPRLADIDTLSNLLRHHGAAVDVDGDRMTLHAATIADTTAPYDIVRKMRASVLVLGPLLARQGEAKVSLPGGCAIGTRPVDLHVRALQALGADIVVEGGYIVARAPDGGLVGAEVTFPTVSVGATENLLMAAALARGTTRIVNAAREPEVEDLARCLSAMGARIEGIGTPVVTVHGTGRLDGADHHVIPDRIEAATFAMAAGITRGELLLEGVSIDLIQAPAATLRGAGMRIEPAEGGVLAAAGPRLRGVDVMTEPFPGFPTDLQAQFMALMSIAEGASMISETIFENRFMHVPELARMGARVTVHGGTALVRGVPGLRGAPVMATDLRASVSLVLAGLAAEGETVIGRVYHLDRGYERLEAKLAACGADIERLKDTT
- the hisG gene encoding ATP phosphoribosyltransferase, with product MPANDTAKATPGRNEPLVLALPKGRILKELRPILARAGIVPEPDFDDGDSRKLQFATNLPHLTIVRVRSFDVATFVAFGAAHLGVAGNDVLMEFDYPEIYAPLDLGIGKCRLSVAAPAEMVGIDDPVRWSRIRVATKYPEVTRRHFERRGVQAECIKLNGAMELAPALGLCRRIVDLVSSGATLKANGLVEVEKIADVTSRLIVNRAAFKTRPAEMQAWITGFAEAARAA